Proteins from a single region of Artemia franciscana chromosome 2, ASM3288406v1, whole genome shotgun sequence:
- the LOC136043929 gene encoding ATP synthase subunit delta, mitochondrial-like — MSVSKSSLKLLHSAFNSCLRRYASGDASQMAFTFAAPSQVFYNNANIRQVDVPSFSGSFGILPAHVATLAVLKPGVVTVYQEDGSTKKYFVSSGTVTVNDDSSVQVLAEEAVPVENLDLQAARDILSKAQSDVTSAGADMLKLAEGQIAVEVGEALVKAAEGQL; from the exons atgtCTGTCTCTAAATCCAGTCTTAAGCTTTTACATTCAGCATTTAACTCATGTTTAAGAAGGTATGCTTCTGGAGATGCCTCTCAAATGGCTTTTACGTTTGCTGCTCCTTCTCAG GTATTTTATAACAATGCCAACATCAGGCAAGTAGATGTACCATCTTTTAGTGGAAGTTTTGGCATTCTTCCTGCTCATGTTGCCACATTAGCTGTCCTTAAACCAGGTGTTGTTACAGTTTACCAAGAGGATGGATCTACTAAGAAATATTTCGTTTCTAGTGGCACTGTTACTGTTAATGATGATTCATCAG tcCAAGTCCTTGCCGAGGAGGCCGTCCCTGTTGAGAATTTAGATTTGCAAGCTGCCCGTGATATTTTGTCAAAAGCCCAATCTGATGTCACATCCGCTGGAGCGGATATGTTAAAACTAGCAGAAGGTCAAATTGCAGTTGAGGTTGGTGAAGCTTTAGTCAAAGCAGCTGAAGGACAACTGTAA